From a region of the Paraburkholderia caribensis genome:
- a CDS encoding CheR family methyltransferase — protein sequence MPKERAQTLPSQANFPIVGIGASAGGLSALREFFEALPAHTSMAFVVIVHLAPDHASNLASLLQKGTHMPVTEVTAATPIEPDHVYLIAPSLELTMVDDYLRVTPRQPDDGRRAAIDLFFRTLAEAHRERAIGVVLSGAGSDGSVGLSRVKEMGGITFAQDPAEAEYDSMPRSAIATGMVDFVLTAAEMPQQLLDLWVTTKEIRLPDAGSDEREEVTSNESDERALREIMVILRTRTGHDFRHYKRATVLRRIERRLQVNGITDLQVYRDHLHLHPDETQALLQDMLISVTNFFRDKEAFDVLERDILPSLFEGRGEQDRIRVWSVGCATGEEAYSVAMLLQERSLKSTDGISFQVFATDIDERAIAFARTGLYPDSILGDVTAARVRQFFSKDAAHYRVKKELREHMLFAHHNVLSDPPFSRLDLICCRNLLIYLDREAQIEILKMFHFALRPGGVLFLGSSESADSVSSMFTVIDKRNRIYRANVAVRGDTPMPVAISGATSTRPVVATVQPPGRRRFSFGDLHQRLVEQYAPPSVLVNRDSEIVHLSDRAGRFLQYAGGEPSHNIVAVVRPDLRLELRTAIYQALNTNRSVEARRVRIERDGRAYFVNMTARPVHDPEANADFVLVLFDEVEDSMSGSETSAADAQKDPIISQLERELQRTKEQLQSTIEQSETSTEELKASNEELQAINEELRSATEELETSKEELQSINEELTTVNAELKSKVEETGKINDDLRNLIAANDIGTIFVDRNICIKRYTPRATDVFSIIASDIGRSLLDITHRLEYDKLADDAAEAFESLRLIERELKSNDGRWYLARFVPYRTTEDRIDGAVLSFIDITGRRLAEERLREGERHMRIVAEGTKDYAIITFDDEGLVTTWNAGAERIFGYTAAEMIGQSADLLSTGEDRANGVAQREFAQARLNGRTDEERWHVRKDGTRFVASGVLSRLDEAGMSGFTKIARDLGEFGQALTAARGTPTDQLRDAGERDAQRRRDEFLAVVSHELKHPLNLISASAELIARAPETRQSLNISRATDTIRRTVVGQAQIIDDLLDISRVRTGKLSVVRTVVDMREIVQRVSNAVRDEARERGIALNVSVTEAPVIVHADLTRVEQIVWNLISNALKFTTHGSVDVSLQISEQAEAVLRVTDTGSGIEPSLLPHIFDMFQQSRDPTARRAGLGIGLALVRDLVNLHGGAVRVESEGIGHGASFTVTLPTHRAHVYPGANNSAAADSLHGVRVLMVDDDAATVETFKLLLEGEGAIVQTATSGEQALSILDSDIPDIVLSDIGMPGMDGFEFVGKLREEATLKSVICVALSGFGQDADIRMAQRAGFDAHLKKPVLLEDLLHVFSNLRR from the coding sequence ATGCCAAAAGAGCGTGCACAGACGTTACCCAGCCAGGCCAACTTTCCGATCGTCGGAATCGGGGCCTCCGCGGGTGGACTGAGCGCACTCCGCGAATTCTTCGAAGCGTTGCCCGCCCACACGTCGATGGCCTTCGTGGTCATCGTTCATCTGGCGCCCGACCATGCAAGCAATCTGGCCTCGCTGCTGCAGAAGGGCACGCATATGCCCGTGACGGAAGTCACGGCGGCGACGCCCATCGAGCCCGACCATGTCTACCTGATCGCCCCTTCGCTGGAGCTGACCATGGTCGACGACTACCTGCGCGTCACGCCCAGGCAGCCGGACGACGGACGCAGAGCCGCGATCGACCTGTTCTTCCGGACGCTTGCCGAAGCGCATCGCGAACGGGCAATCGGCGTCGTGCTGTCGGGGGCCGGTTCAGATGGCTCGGTCGGGCTGTCGCGTGTCAAGGAGATGGGCGGCATTACGTTCGCGCAGGACCCGGCCGAAGCCGAATACGACAGCATGCCCCGCAGCGCCATCGCAACCGGGATGGTCGACTTCGTGCTGACGGCGGCCGAAATGCCGCAGCAGCTGCTGGACCTGTGGGTGACCACGAAGGAGATCCGTCTTCCCGACGCCGGAAGCGATGAGCGCGAGGAAGTCACCTCAAATGAGTCGGACGAGCGGGCGCTGCGCGAGATCATGGTCATTCTGCGCACGCGCACCGGTCACGATTTCCGCCATTACAAACGGGCGACCGTCTTGCGCCGGATCGAACGGCGTCTGCAGGTCAACGGCATCACCGACCTCCAGGTGTATCGCGACCATCTGCACCTGCATCCGGACGAAACCCAGGCGCTGCTGCAGGACATGCTGATCAGCGTCACGAACTTCTTCCGCGACAAGGAAGCGTTCGACGTGCTGGAGCGCGACATCCTGCCGTCGCTTTTCGAAGGGCGCGGCGAACAGGACCGTATCCGCGTATGGTCGGTCGGCTGCGCAACGGGCGAAGAGGCCTATTCGGTTGCCATGCTGCTGCAGGAGCGTTCGCTCAAGTCCACGGACGGCATCTCGTTTCAGGTATTCGCAACCGACATCGACGAGCGGGCCATTGCCTTTGCCCGCACGGGTCTCTACCCCGATTCGATTCTCGGCGACGTGACGGCGGCCCGGGTGCGCCAGTTCTTCTCGAAAGACGCCGCGCATTACCGCGTCAAGAAGGAACTGCGCGAGCACATGCTGTTCGCGCATCACAACGTCCTGAGCGATCCGCCCTTCTCGCGGCTCGATCTGATCTGCTGCCGCAACCTGTTGATCTATCTCGACCGCGAAGCGCAAATCGAAATCCTGAAGATGTTCCATTTCGCGCTGCGGCCAGGCGGCGTGCTGTTTCTGGGCAGCTCGGAATCGGCCGACAGCGTCAGTTCGATGTTCACTGTCATCGACAAGCGCAACCGCATCTATCGCGCGAATGTGGCCGTGCGCGGCGACACGCCCATGCCCGTCGCGATTTCCGGCGCCACGAGCACACGGCCGGTCGTGGCGACGGTGCAGCCGCCGGGACGCCGCCGCTTCTCGTTCGGCGACCTGCATCAGCGCCTTGTCGAGCAATATGCGCCGCCCAGCGTGCTGGTGAACCGCGACTCCGAAATCGTCCATCTGTCCGATCGCGCGGGCCGCTTCCTGCAATATGCGGGCGGCGAGCCATCGCACAACATCGTCGCTGTCGTGCGTCCCGACCTTCGCCTCGAATTGCGCACCGCGATCTATCAGGCGCTGAACACGAATCGCAGCGTCGAGGCGCGGCGCGTGAGGATCGAGCGCGACGGGCGCGCGTATTTCGTCAACATGACGGCGCGCCCGGTGCACGATCCCGAAGCGAACGCGGACTTCGTGCTGGTGCTGTTCGACGAAGTCGAAGACAGCATGAGCGGCTCGGAAACATCGGCGGCCGATGCGCAGAAAGACCCCATCATCAGCCAGCTCGAACGGGAACTGCAACGCACGAAGGAACAGTTGCAGTCCACCATCGAGCAATCGGAAACGTCGACGGAAGAGCTGAAGGCTTCCAACGAAGAACTGCAGGCGATCAACGAGGAACTACGCTCGGCGACGGAGGAACTCGAAACCAGCAAGGAAGAGCTTCAGTCGATCAACGAAGAACTCACCACCGTCAACGCCGAGCTGAAGTCGAAAGTCGAGGAAACGGGCAAGATCAACGACGACCTGCGCAACCTGATCGCCGCGAACGACATCGGCACGATCTTCGTCGACCGCAATATCTGCATCAAGCGCTACACGCCGCGCGCGACGGATGTCTTCAGCATCATCGCGTCGGATATCGGCCGGTCGCTGCTCGATATCACGCATCGGCTCGAATACGACAAGCTCGCCGACGACGCGGCGGAAGCATTCGAATCCTTGCGCCTGATCGAACGCGAACTGAAGAGCAACGACGGGCGCTGGTATCTCGCGCGCTTCGTGCCCTACCGCACGACGGAAGACCGCATCGACGGCGCGGTGCTCTCGTTCATCGACATCACCGGCCGCCGGCTGGCCGAAGAGCGGCTGCGCGAAGGCGAGCGGCACATGCGCATCGTGGCCGAGGGCACCAAGGACTACGCGATCATCACGTTCGACGACGAAGGGCTCGTCACCACCTGGAATGCGGGCGCCGAGCGGATCTTCGGCTACACCGCGGCGGAAATGATCGGCCAGTCCGCCGACCTGCTGTCCACCGGGGAAGACCGCGCGAACGGTGTCGCACAGCGCGAATTCGCGCAAGCGCGGCTGAACGGACGCACGGACGAAGAGCGCTGGCACGTGCGCAAGGACGGCACGCGCTTCGTCGCGAGCGGCGTGCTGTCCCGTCTGGACGAAGCAGGCATGAGCGGGTTCACGAAGATCGCGCGCGATCTCGGCGAATTCGGCCAGGCGCTGACGGCTGCGCGAGGCACCCCCACCGACCAGTTGCGCGACGCGGGCGAGCGCGATGCGCAGCGACGCCGCGACGAATTTCTCGCCGTGGTATCGCACGAACTCAAGCATCCGCTGAATCTGATCTCGGCGAGCGCCGAACTGATCGCGCGCGCGCCGGAAACGCGGCAAAGCCTGAATATCTCGCGCGCAACGGATACGATCCGGCGCACGGTCGTCGGTCAGGCGCAGATCATCGACGATCTGCTCGACATCTCGCGTGTGCGGACCGGCAAGCTGTCGGTCGTGCGCACGGTCGTCGACATGCGCGAGATCGTGCAACGCGTCAGCAACGCGGTGCGGGACGAGGCGCGGGAGCGCGGCATCGCGCTCAACGTCTCGGTGACGGAGGCGCCCGTCATCGTTCATGCGGATCTCACGCGGGTCGAGCAGATCGTCTGGAATCTGATCAGCAACGCACTGAAATTCACGACGCACGGCTCGGTGGATGTCTCGCTGCAAATCAGCGAACAAGCCGAGGCCGTGCTGCGCGTGACGGACACGGGCAGCGGCATCGAGCCGTCGCTGTTGCCGCATATCTTCGACATGTTCCAGCAAAGCCGCGACCCGACCGCGCGTCGCGCCGGGCTTGGCATCGGTCTGGCGCTGGTCAGGGATCTCGTGAATCTGCACGGCGGCGCGGTGCGGGTGGAATCCGAGGGAATCGGCCACGGCGCGAGCTTCACGGTCACGCTGCCCACACATCGCGCGCACGTCTACCCTGGCGCGAACAATAGCGCCGCAGCGGACTCGCTCCACGGGGTTCGGGTGCTGATGGTCGACGACGATGCGGCAACCGTCGAAACCTTCAAACTGCTTCTGGAAGGCGAAGGCGCGATCGTGCAAACGGCAACCAGCGGCGAGCAGGCCTTGTCGATCCTCGACAGCGATATCCCCGATATCGTTCTGTCCGACATCGGCATGCCGGGCATGGATGGGTTCGAGTTCGTCGGCAAGCTGCGCGAGGAGGCAACGCTCAAGTCCGTGATCTGCGTCGCGCTGAGCGGCTTCGGCCAGGACGCGGACATCAGGATGGCCCAGAGAGCCGGTTTCGATGCGCACCTGAAAAAGCCCGTGCTGCTCGAGGATCTGCTCCATGTGTTCTCGAACCTGCGGCGCTAG
- a CDS encoding response regulator transcription factor, which produces MCNNPIVSIIDDDESVRVATSSLVRSLGWKARLYASAEQFMASGNLGDVTCIISDVRMPGISGIDMYRQLVGRGMLTPIIFISAFASENTRRQAFDAGAVCMLSKPVDVTDVTRCLESARVHASRASAAQPPAGAR; this is translated from the coding sequence GTGTGCAACAACCCGATTGTCTCCATCATCGACGACGACGAGTCCGTGCGCGTCGCAACCTCCAGCCTCGTCCGCTCGCTAGGCTGGAAGGCCCGGCTCTATGCGTCGGCGGAGCAGTTCATGGCGTCCGGCAACCTCGGCGACGTGACCTGCATCATTTCAGACGTGCGGATGCCGGGCATTTCGGGCATTGACATGTACCGGCAACTGGTCGGGCGCGGCATGCTGACGCCGATCATTTTCATCTCCGCATTCGCGTCGGAGAACACCCGCAGGCAGGCGTTCGACGCGGGCGCCGTCTGCATGCTCAGCAAACCCGTTGACGTGACCGATGTCACACGCTGCCTCGAATCGGCGCGCGTGCACGCATCGCGCGCCTCGGCGGCGCAACCGCCGGCGGGAGCACGATGA
- a CDS encoding DUF4142 domain-containing protein: protein MKHKHIAIGAIVLTSTLALSPLAAAQTQAASTTAANPLAQADKDFVQAASMSSSTEIDAAKLATANSEDKDVKSFARHMMLDHTKLTVQLKMAAPHGVSVPKDNSDTSLLGSLKTLKGKTFDQAYIAKVGVEGHKQAVAAFEKEISDGQDAKLKKAAQDALPTIRKHYQMAQDLAAAKGVSQ, encoded by the coding sequence ATGAAGCATAAACATATCGCCATTGGCGCGATCGTGCTGACAAGCACCCTCGCCCTCTCGCCTCTCGCAGCCGCACAAACGCAGGCCGCGTCCACGACCGCCGCCAACCCATTAGCCCAGGCCGACAAGGACTTCGTGCAGGCGGCGTCGATGTCGTCATCGACCGAGATCGATGCGGCCAAGCTGGCCACCGCAAATTCGGAAGACAAGGATGTGAAATCGTTCGCGCGCCACATGATGCTCGACCACACGAAGCTCACCGTGCAGTTGAAAATGGCGGCACCACATGGCGTGAGCGTTCCCAAGGACAACTCGGATACGTCCCTGCTCGGCTCGCTAAAAACCCTGAAGGGCAAGACTTTCGACCAGGCGTACATAGCGAAGGTCGGCGTGGAAGGCCACAAGCAAGCCGTCGCGGCGTTCGAAAAGGAGATCTCGGACGGTCAGGACGCGAAGCTGAAGAAGGCCGCCCAGGACGCACTGCCGACCATCAGGAAGCACTACCAGATGGCGCAGGATCTCGCCGCGGCGAAGGGCGTATCGCAGTAG
- a CDS encoding recombinase family protein: MNKTGSSRLKPDTISRRTYFYINNPDARGFPEPELIALDRSGYTVVLNRVAIDNAPPYLAASSREEFSALLRRIAPGELLVVLELASLGCSARDVLATLTRCRKAKIAVRCVELGNCDLTARPEPQAVKTLRAIVRMDRSVRSLRSTESLKSARENGRPTGRPASFSGGDRERIVRSLGKGLSVSEVARRFGTSRQTVMRVRAAAAPPAGDS; this comes from the coding sequence ATGAATAAGACCGGTTCGAGCCGGCTCAAACCGGACACCATTTCGCGCAGGACGTACTTCTATATCAACAACCCCGACGCCCGCGGGTTTCCCGAGCCGGAACTGATCGCGCTCGACAGGTCCGGCTACACGGTCGTCCTCAATCGCGTCGCCATCGATAACGCGCCGCCGTACCTCGCCGCATCGAGCCGCGAGGAATTCAGCGCCCTGCTTCGGCGCATTGCACCCGGAGAATTGCTCGTCGTGCTCGAACTCGCGTCGCTCGGGTGCAGCGCCCGCGACGTGCTCGCCACGCTGACGCGGTGCAGGAAGGCGAAAATCGCCGTTCGCTGCGTGGAGTTGGGCAACTGCGATCTCACGGCACGCCCCGAGCCGCAAGCGGTCAAAACGCTCAGGGCAATCGTCCGGATGGACAGATCGGTGCGAAGCCTGCGAAGCACCGAAAGCCTGAAATCCGCCCGGGAGAACGGCAGGCCGACCGGCCGCCCCGCTTCATTTTCGGGCGGCGATCGGGAACGCATCGTCCGGTCGTTGGGGAAGGGGCTGTCGGTCAGTGAAGTCGCGCGCAGATTCGGCACTTCGCGACAGACCGTCATGCGCGTGCGTGCGGCGGCGGCCCCGCCTGCTGGCGACAGTTGA
- a CDS encoding DUF2795 domain-containing protein, producing the protein MSTSTARFIEVQKALKGASYPARKDALLKTAKENDADETVMEALAALPDEDYDSPAAVSQAVGTGAR; encoded by the coding sequence ATGTCGACGTCAACTGCGAGGTTCATTGAAGTACAGAAGGCATTGAAGGGCGCTTCATATCCCGCGCGAAAGGATGCGCTTCTAAAGACGGCCAAGGAAAACGATGCGGATGAAACCGTGATGGAAGCACTCGCGGCTTTGCCCGACGAGGACTACGACAGTCCGGCTGCCGTTTCCCAAGCAGTGGGCACGGGGGCGCGTTAG
- a CDS encoding PAS domain-containing sensor histidine kinase, whose translation MIFNALPILTAGRLRSTRALYAAAAAIAVAVFVIDAFTMIDIAVAVLYATVVLLVASAGSRTTTTHVAWGCVALTLLGFMLSHDGHYSDGSVARCVVSLLAIATTSMLALRNQASNDMLRKQLDMLDLTHDAIIVYDMDDRITFWNQGAERLYGWTARQAMGQPLHELTHTRASTMPIDAIRRETLLHGGWHGELERIRNDGAKVCISSRCTLWRDDRGKPLAILATSNDITARKQMEAELRRQQDELRATIDAIPGMVWSSSRDGSPDYMNRRWNEYGVDVADDIRDIWQSIVHPDDLPAMQAAWREAVATGSALETTARIRRKDGVYRWMHIGAEPLRDAHGEIVRWYGVNTDIEEHKQTQQALERSEAFLSDAQRLSRTGSIATCVAERRMWWSDETYRIFDVPRHVSPTIELIAARTHPDDIEAVTRTHERVLQGEPHIDSEFRLLLTDGSVKHVHYVAHLSAPASGKVEYVGALMDVTDRVTAQEALDRSTAELAHVTRVTMLGEMAASIAHEVTQPLAAIVTAGDAAARWLNRPRPDLDEVGLSIGNMTRDAKRATDIIRQIRAMAQKRDPSPMPLDLNALAREAIELLRRELEAHAIEVETGNLQHVLRVCVDRVQIQQVVINLMMNAVQAMSAVNDRARRLKIVTHKVDDGHAQLSVEDSGTGISEENSRRLFSPFFTTRKEGMGIGLSICRSIVEAHGGRIWAESQEGKGTTMQFVLPLDVHFAG comes from the coding sequence ATGATTTTCAATGCGTTGCCTATCTTGACTGCGGGCCGCCTCCGGAGCACGCGCGCGCTCTATGCGGCGGCCGCTGCGATCGCGGTGGCCGTGTTCGTCATCGACGCATTCACGATGATCGATATTGCCGTCGCCGTGCTGTACGCGACGGTCGTGTTGCTGGTCGCCTCGGCAGGCTCGCGCACGACCACGACCCACGTCGCCTGGGGTTGCGTCGCGTTGACGCTGCTGGGATTCATGCTCTCCCACGACGGGCACTACTCGGATGGGTCGGTGGCCCGCTGCGTGGTCAGCCTGCTCGCCATCGCGACCACGTCGATGCTGGCGCTGCGAAACCAGGCGAGCAACGACATGCTGCGCAAGCAGCTCGACATGCTCGACCTTACGCATGACGCGATCATCGTCTACGACATGGACGACCGCATCACGTTCTGGAACCAGGGCGCGGAGCGGCTGTACGGCTGGACGGCGCGCCAGGCGATGGGCCAGCCGCTGCACGAACTCACGCACACGAGGGCGTCGACGATGCCCATCGACGCGATTCGCCGCGAGACCTTGCTTCACGGCGGCTGGCACGGCGAACTGGAGCGCATACGAAACGACGGTGCGAAGGTCTGCATTTCGAGCCGCTGCACGCTGTGGCGCGACGACCGCGGCAAGCCGCTCGCGATCCTCGCCACCAGCAACGACATTACCGCGCGCAAACAGATGGAAGCGGAGCTGCGGCGCCAGCAGGACGAACTGCGCGCGACGATCGACGCCATTCCCGGCATGGTCTGGAGCTCTTCGCGCGACGGCAGCCCCGATTACATGAACCGGCGCTGGAACGAGTACGGCGTGGACGTTGCCGACGACATCCGCGATATCTGGCAGTCGATCGTGCATCCCGACGACCTGCCCGCGATGCAGGCCGCGTGGCGCGAAGCCGTCGCGACGGGCAGCGCGCTCGAAACGACCGCGCGCATCCGGCGCAAGGACGGCGTGTACCGCTGGATGCACATCGGCGCGGAGCCGCTGCGCGACGCGCATGGGGAAATCGTGCGCTGGTACGGCGTGAATACCGATATCGAAGAGCACAAGCAGACGCAGCAGGCGCTCGAACGCAGCGAGGCGTTCCTGTCGGACGCGCAACGGTTGAGCCGCACGGGCAGCATCGCCACGTGCGTGGCGGAGCGCCGCATGTGGTGGTCGGACGAGACGTATCGCATCTTCGACGTGCCTCGTCACGTGAGCCCGACCATCGAGCTGATCGCGGCTCGAACCCATCCCGACGATATCGAAGCCGTGACGCGCACGCACGAACGGGTGCTGCAGGGTGAGCCGCATATCGACAGCGAGTTCCGGTTGCTGTTGACGGACGGTTCGGTCAAACATGTCCACTACGTCGCGCATCTGTCGGCGCCCGCTTCCGGCAAGGTCGAGTATGTCGGCGCGTTGATGGACGTGACGGATCGCGTGACCGCGCAGGAAGCGCTCGACCGCTCGACGGCCGAGCTTGCCCATGTCACACGCGTGACGATGCTGGGCGAGATGGCGGCCTCGATTGCGCACGAGGTCACGCAACCGCTCGCGGCGATCGTCACGGCAGGCGACGCGGCGGCGCGCTGGCTCAACCGGCCGCGCCCCGATCTCGACGAGGTCGGGCTGTCGATCGGCAACATGACGCGCGACGCGAAGCGCGCCACCGACATCATCCGGCAGATCCGCGCGATGGCGCAGAAGCGCGATCCGAGTCCCATGCCGCTCGATCTCAACGCGTTGGCGCGAGAGGCGATCGAACTGTTGCGGCGCGAACTGGAAGCGCACGCCATCGAAGTCGAGACGGGCAATCTGCAGCATGTTCTGCGTGTGTGCGTCGACCGCGTTCAGATCCAGCAGGTCGTCATCAACCTGATGATGAACGCGGTTCAGGCGATGTCGGCGGTGAACGACCGCGCGCGCCGGCTGAAGATCGTCACGCACAAGGTGGATGACGGGCATGCGCAATTGAGCGTCGAAGACTCGGGCACGGGCATCAGCGAAGAGAACAGCCGGCGCCTGTTCAGCCCGTTCTTCACGACGAGGAAGGAAGGCATGGGCATCGGGCTGTCGATCTGCCGTTCGATTGTCGAAGCGCATGGCGGGCGCATCTGGGCCGAATCGCAGGAAGGCAAAGGCACGACGATGCAATTCGTCCTGCCGTTGGACGTGCATTTTGCTGGATGA
- a CDS encoding SDR family NAD(P)-dependent oxidoreductase, protein MALVTGAGSGIGRACALKLAAEGAGVIVHAHKGDETQATVDAIRQAGGTAFGITDDLRDDRG, encoded by the coding sequence GTGGCGCTCGTGACGGGCGCGGGTTCCGGCATCGGCAGGGCGTGCGCGCTCAAGCTCGCAGCCGAAGGCGCAGGGGTCATCGTGCATGCACATAAGGGGGACGAGACCCAGGCAACCGTCGACGCGATCAGGCAGGCTGGCGGCACCGCATTCGGCATCACCGACGACCTGCGCGACGACCGGGGGTGA
- a CDS encoding chemotaxis protein CheB produces the protein MTQRDFIAVGASSGGVDALQALASGLPRDLPATVVIVLHVGAHQSLLPSLLTMSGPLEASHAVDGELYKPGRIYVAPPDLHLIVEGPRLRLVHGSKENFARPAIDPLFRSTAAEMGSRAIGVILTGLLDDGAAGLEAIRACGGVTLVQDPDDAFARDMPVHASPFADHVLPLGRLTALLVELAGGAADAPGSADSLRRPARQRAALEQLAWLGDPSPPAALSQFAAPSTYTCPECSGTLWHVMDSRLLRYRCHTGHAYSLVSLAGGRRDDVERSLMDAMRALREHEMTSRALGEHFGRQGDAAAHTREEDTARRAGEAVSVLQSLLVER, from the coding sequence TTGACCCAGCGGGACTTCATCGCCGTAGGCGCGTCGTCGGGCGGGGTCGACGCCCTCCAGGCCCTCGCATCGGGACTCCCGCGCGACTTGCCGGCAACGGTTGTGATCGTCCTGCATGTGGGCGCGCATCAGAGTCTCCTGCCGTCGCTTTTGACCATGTCGGGCCCGCTGGAAGCCTCCCATGCCGTCGATGGCGAGCTCTACAAGCCGGGTAGAATTTACGTGGCCCCCCCGGATCTGCATCTGATCGTCGAAGGACCGCGCCTGCGCCTGGTGCACGGCTCGAAGGAAAACTTTGCGCGGCCTGCCATCGATCCTCTCTTTCGCAGCACGGCAGCCGAGATGGGCTCGCGCGCGATAGGCGTAATACTGACGGGCTTGCTCGACGACGGCGCGGCGGGCCTCGAAGCCATCCGGGCCTGCGGCGGCGTGACACTCGTGCAGGACCCCGACGACGCGTTCGCCCGCGACATGCCCGTGCATGCATCGCCGTTTGCCGACCATGTCTTGCCGCTCGGCCGCCTCACGGCGCTGCTCGTCGAACTGGCGGGCGGCGCGGCCGACGCGCCCGGAAGCGCCGACAGCTTGCGGCGGCCCGCCCGTCAGCGGGCCGCCCTCGAACAGCTTGCATGGCTTGGCGACCCCTCGCCGCCCGCCGCACTGAGCCAGTTTGCGGCGCCGTCCACGTACACCTGCCCCGAGTGCAGTGGAACGTTGTGGCATGTCATGGATTCCCGCCTGTTGCGTTATCGCTGCCACACGGGCCATGCGTACTCGCTCGTCTCGCTGGCTGGTGGCCGCCGCGACGACGTCGAGCGCTCGTTGATGGACGCCATGCGCGCGCTGCGCGAGCACGAGATGACGAGCCGTGCGCTGGGAGAACACTTCGGCAGACAGGGAGACGCCGCCGCACACACACGCGAGGAGGACACCGCGCGCCGCGCAGGCGAAGCGGTCAGCGTTTTGCAGTCGCTTCTGGTGGAGCGATAA